The Streptomyces capitiformicae genome contains the following window.
TGATCACGTTGCGGAAGTTGGCCAGGTCGCCGCTGGAGTCCTTCAGGCCGGCGATGACGCCTTCCCCGGCCAGCTCCAGGATCAGGTCCGCGCCCAGTTTCGTGTGCACGCCGGCCGGGAGGTCGTACGCGTAGACCGGGACGGGGGACTCGGCGGCGAGCAGCCGGTAGTGGCGGGCGATCTCCGCCGGGTGGGTGCTGGTGTAGAAGGGGGCGGTCACGACCACCGCGTCCGCACCCGCCGTCGTCGCGGAGCGGATGTGGTCCAGGACCCTCGGGGTCGTCATGTCGATCGCGCCGGCCAGGACCGGCACGGCGCCCGCGACATGCGCCGTCGCCGTCTCCACCACGAGGCGGCGTTGCGCGTCCGTCAGATACGCCGCCTCCGACGTCGTACCGAGGACGAACAACGCGTCCACCCCGCCGGTCAGCAGATGGTCGAGCAGCCGGATCAGGGAGGGGACGTCCACCTCGCGGGCCGGTGTCAGGGGCGTGCAGACGGGCGGTACGACTCCGGTCAGCGGGGTGGGCACGGGCATCCTGGGGCTCCCTTACGTTCGGTGCGGCTCGGGCGGGACCGACGCCGCTTGGGTGACCAGGTCACGCGTCGACTCGTCCTCCTGCACAGGATGATGGCAACGGAAGCGGTGTCCGGGCGTCGACGCGGCCGTGAAGACGGGCATCGTGTCCGCGCACTCCTCGGTCGCCTTCCAGCATCGGGTACGGAACGGGCAGCCGCTCGGCGGACGGGTCGCGGACGGGACGGGGCCCACCAAGGGGATCGGATCGATCGGGTCCAGCAGGCCCGGTGTCGCGGAGAACAGGGCCCGGGTGTACGGGTGGCGGGCGCTGTCCGTGACCCGGTCGGCCGGGCACTCCTCCACGATCCGGCCCAGATACATGGTGATCACCCGGTCGCTCATCCGTCGTACCGTCTGGATGTCGTGCGAGACGAAGACCAGGGCGAGGCCGAGGCGTTCCTTCAGGTCCAGCAGGAGGTTCAGGATCTGGGCGCGGACCGAGACGTCCAGCGCGCTCGTCGGTTCGTCGGCGACGACGAGGTCCGGGTCGAGGGCGAGCGCGCGGGCGATGGCGACCCGCTGGCGCTGACCGCCCGACAGTTGGCCGGGCAGGCCGTCCGCCAGCACCGGCGGCAGACCGACCAGGGACATCAACTCCCGTACGCGGTCCTCCCGTTCGGCCGGAGTGCCGCGCCTGTGCACGTCCAGCGGGTCGCGCAGGATCTGGCGGATCGTCAGGCGGCGGTTGAGGGCCGTGGACGGGTCCTGGAAGATCATTCCGGTGCCGGCGCCCACCGTCACCCGGCGCTCGGCCGGCGGCATGGACCACAGGTCCCGTCCCCTGAAGGTGACCGTCCCGACCGTCGGCCGCTCCACGCCCACCAGCACCTTCGCCAGCGTCGACTTGCCGCAGCCGGACTCGCCGACCACACCGACCGTCTCACCGGGCGCGATCGTCAGGTCGGCGCCGGTCAGGGCGTACACCCGGTCGCGGGTGAACAGGCCGCCGCTGCGCGCCTTGTGGACGACATGGGCGTCGGACAGTTCCACGAGCGCGTTCACCGGGCCACCCCGCTCTCCGTCAGGTCCACGGCCGGGTGGTGGCAGGCCGCCCGGTGCGTGGGCGGGCCCAGCAGGCCGGGGGCCGTCGTACGGCACACCTCCGCCGCCATCGGGCAGCGGTCGGCGAAGCGGCAGCCGTCGGGGAAGTCGGCGGGGGAGGGGACGACGCCCTTGATCTGCGTCATCCGCTCGGCCGCCGACTCCAGCGACAGGACGCTGCCGAGCAGCCCGCGCGTGTAGTGGTGGGTGGGGGACTCCACCAGGTCCGCCGTCACCCCGGTCTCGACGATCTGCCCGCCGTACATGACGACCACCCGGTCGGTCACGTCCGCGACCAGTGCCAGATCGTGCGAGACGAGGATCAGGGCGAAGCCCAGTTCCTCGCGCAGCCGCAGCAGCAGCTCGATGACCTGGGCCTGCACCGTCACGTCCAGCGCGGTCGTCGGCTCGTCGGCCACGATCAGCTTCGGGTTGCGGGACAGCGCCATCGCGATCAGGACGCGCTGGCGCTGCCCGCCGGACAGCTCGTGCGGGTAGCTGCGCAGGGTGCGCTCGGGGTCGAGGCCGACCATGGTCAGCAGCTCGGGCGCGGTGCGCCTGCCGCCCCGCCGTACGACCTGCTTCAGCTGGGCGCGGATCGTCATCGCCGGGTTCAGCGAGGACAGGGCGTCCTGGTAGACCATCGCCATCTCGTGGCCGAGCAGCCGACGCCGTACGCGCATGGGCTCGCCCACCAACTGCCGCTGGTCGAACCGGACATGGCCGCGCACCCGGGCGCCCTTCGGCTCCAGCCCCATCACGGCCAGCGCGGTCAGCGACTTCCCGCAGCCGGACTCGCCGACCAGGCCCAGCACCTCACCGGGGTGCACCTCGAAGCTGATGCCGTCGACGATGTCCACGCCCCGGTGACGGTTGTCGAAGCCGATGGCGAGCCGCTCCACGGCGAGCACCGGTTGACCGCCGCCCGGCAGGGGCCGCGCCCGGGAGCGCAGCCGCCGCGCCGCCTCCGTCAGCCCGGGCAGCTCGGTGACCTTGCCACTGCCCGGCTCGGGAGTCTCCAGGGCGTCGGCCGGCCGGTCGTCCTCCTCCCGCCGCTCCACGTCCCGCGCGACCGGTGCCGCCCATGCGTCGGACACGCCCTCGGAGAGGATGTTGAGGGACAGCACCGTGATCAGCATCAGCAGGCCGGGGAAGACGGTCGCCCACCAACCCCCGGTCAGTACCATGTTCTTGCCGTCCGCGATGACACTGCCCCAGGACGGGTCCGGCGGCCGTACGCCCGCGCCGATGAACGACAGCGACGCCTCGAAGACGATGGCCTCGGCGACCTGGACCGTGCAGAACACCAGCACCGGGGCCGCGCAGTTGATGGCCACGTGCCGGATCACGATGTGCGGGGTGCGCGCTCCTATCACCCGTTCGGCGGTCACATAGTCCTCGCCGTACTGGTCGAGGACGTTCGCCCGTACGACCCGTGCGACCGGCGGCGTGAACAGGAAGGCGATCGCGCAGATCAGTACCTCGATGCCACCGCCGAAGACGGCGACCAGTACGGCGGCCAGCGCGATGCCCGGGAACGCCATGACGACGTCCAGACAGCGCATCAGCGTCTCGTCGACCGCCTTCCGCGAGGTCGCCGCCACGGCCCCGACGAACGCCCCCACGACCAGGGCGAGCCCGGTCGCGCCCAGCCCGATCGCGAGCGACCAGCGCGCCCCGTACATCAGCCGGCTCAGGATGTCCCGGCCGAGACTGTCCTGCCCCATCCAGTGCTCGGCGGAGGGCGCCCCGGTACCGCCGACCAGCGCCTGCTGGTCGAGCGGGTCGTGCGGGGCGAGCAACGGCGCGAGCAGCGCCGTGAGCACCACGACCGCCAGGAGACAGACCGCGACACGCGACAGCAGCGGCAGCCGGCGCCAGCCGCGCGACCGGATGCCCGGCCGCGACAGGGCCTCCGTGAGCCGCTTGCGCGTGGTCACCATCAGACCGAACATCAGCCCGTCCCCCTCAGCCGTGGGTTCACCAGCAGGTAGAGGACGTCGATGACGAGGTTCACGACCACGAACCCCGCGGCCGTGGTCAGCACGACACCCTGGACGACCGCCGGGTCGCCGTTCTTCACGGCGTCGATCATCAGCTTGCCCATCCCCGGCAGCGAGAAGATCGTCTCGATGACGACGGCGCCGCCCAGCAGATAGCCGACGCGCAGCCCGAGCACGGTGAGCGGATTGATCAGCGCGTTCCGCAGCACGTTCCGCCCCACCACCACTCTCGGCGGCAGGCCGCTCCCGATCGCCGTCCGCACGTAGTCCTTGTCCAGCTCCTCCACCACCGACGTGCGGACGATCCGGGTGAGCTGCGCGGCCACCGGCAACGACAGCGCGAACGCCGGCAGTGTCATCGTCTTCAGCCACCCGGTGAACGAGTCCGCCGGATTGACGTACCCGCCCGTCGGGAACCACCCCAGATCCACCGCCAGATACTGGATCATCAGCAACGCCAGCCAGAACCCGGGCGCCGCGACCCCGGTCAGCGACACGACCCGGATGACCTGGTCGGGCAGCCGGTCCCGGTAGATCGCCGCCGTGACCCCACCGAGCAACGACAGCACGACCGCGATCCCGAGCCCCAGAAAGGTCAACTGGAGGGTGAGCGGCAGTGCGGTGGTGACCTGGTCGATGACCGGGGCCCGGGTGAGCGCGCTGATCCCCATGTCCCCGTGCAGCAGATCCCCGACGAATCCGACGTACCGCACGGGGAGGGGGTCCAGGAGGCCGTTCTCCTCGCGGAACTCATGCAGCTGCTCGGGGGTCGGATTGGCTCCCTGGAAGAACGCGGAAGCCGGATCGACGTCCGAGAACCGCATCACCAGGAAAACGAACAGCACGATGCCGAGCATCAAGGGCACCAGAAGAAGGACCCGCCGGATCAGGATCCTGACAACAGCGATCACGTACGAACTCCCGGGGACTTGATGTGCGGCCCTAGACCCACTTGGCCTGCAGCAGGTTGATCCCGGGGTACGGCTGAGCCCTTATCCCGGAGAGCCGCTCTTGATCCCACGCCGTCATCAGCTCGTTGTGCACCACCGGATACAGCACAACCTGCTCGGCGACGACGTCGATGTAGTCCTGCACCATCGTCTTCTTCTTCTCGGCGTCCGGCTCCTGAGTCGCCTGATCCATGTCCTTGAACAACTGCTTGGCGACGGAGTTGTCGGCCCACCGGGCGTACTGCATCCACAGGTTCTGCGGCCCGTAGTTGTAATGCATGATCAGATCCGCGTCGAGCCCGAACTGATTCGGATTGGAGGCTGCGGCGACCACCTGGTAATCCTGCTTCTGGTCCATCTTCGTGAAGACGGCCGTGGTCTCCTGCGGCGACAACGTCGTCTCGACCCCGATCGCGTCCCACGACGACTTGATGGTCGGCAGACAGTCGACGATCCAGCTCACGTTCACCGCGAGGATCTCGATCTTCAGCCCGCTCACCCCCGCCTCGGCCAGCAACGCCTTCGCCTTGTCGGGGTCGTACGCGTACACGCTCTTCGCCGGCCGATAGCTCGGGTTCCCCTCGTTGAGGAAGGAACTCGCGGGCTTGCCGTGCCCCTTCAGCGCGACCTCGATCATCTTGTCCCGGTCGATCGCGTAGTGCAGCGCCTGCCGTACGCGTACGTCGTCGAAGGGCTTGTGCTTGGTGTTGAACATCAGGAACAGGTTGTTCATCCCCGAGCCGCCCTGGACGGTCATGCCGCCCTTCTCCAGCTGGCCGATGTTGGCGTACGGGATGTTGTCGGCGATCTGCGCCCCGGCACTGGCGCCCGAGATCTTCGCGACGCGCGGGGCGGCGTCCACGATGGTCAGCCAGTTCATCTTCTTGAAGGCGGGCGGGCGGGGTCCGTTGTAGTCGGCGTACGCCTCGAACGTCGTGTTGGACTTCGGGTGGTGCGCGGTCTGCCGGTACGGCCCCGAACCGATCGCCTTGCCCTTGATGGCCTCCTCCCAGGCGCCCG
Protein-coding sequences here:
- a CDS encoding dihydrodipicolinate synthase family protein — protein: MPVPTPLTGVVPPVCTPLTPAREVDVPSLIRLLDHLLTGGVDALFVLGTTSEAAYLTDAQRRLVVETATAHVAGAVPVLAGAIDMTTPRVLDHIRSATTAGADAVVVTAPFYTSTHPAEIARHYRLLAAESPVPVYAYDLPAGVHTKLGADLILELAGEGVIAGLKDSSGDLANFRNVITGTRSRPEFTTLTGSELTIDAALAMGAHGSVPGLANIDPAGYVRLDRLCRAGDWDRARAEQERLCALFAMVTVGTPTRMGGSSSALGAFKAALQLRGIIACGATAEPQVPLSDAEIEQVGKYLAAAGLL
- a CDS encoding oligopeptide/dipeptide ABC transporter ATP-binding protein, whose protein sequence is MNALVELSDAHVVHKARSGGLFTRDRVYALTGADLTIAPGETVGVVGESGCGKSTLAKVLVGVERPTVGTVTFRGRDLWSMPPAERRVTVGAGTGMIFQDPSTALNRRLTIRQILRDPLDVHRRGTPAEREDRVRELMSLVGLPPVLADGLPGQLSGGQRQRVAIARALALDPDLVVADEPTSALDVSVRAQILNLLLDLKERLGLALVFVSHDIQTVRRMSDRVITMYLGRIVEECPADRVTDSARHPYTRALFSATPGLLDPIDPIPLVGPVPSATRPPSGCPFRTRCWKATEECADTMPVFTAASTPGHRFRCHHPVQEDESTRDLVTQAASVPPEPHRT
- a CDS encoding dipeptide/oligopeptide/nickel ABC transporter permease/ATP-binding protein, yielding MVTTRKRLTEALSRPGIRSRGWRRLPLLSRVAVCLLAVVVLTALLAPLLAPHDPLDQQALVGGTGAPSAEHWMGQDSLGRDILSRLMYGARWSLAIGLGATGLALVVGAFVGAVAATSRKAVDETLMRCLDVVMAFPGIALAAVLVAVFGGGIEVLICAIAFLFTPPVARVVRANVLDQYGEDYVTAERVIGARTPHIVIRHVAINCAAPVLVFCTVQVAEAIVFEASLSFIGAGVRPPDPSWGSVIADGKNMVLTGGWWATVFPGLLMLITVLSLNILSEGVSDAWAAPVARDVERREEDDRPADALETPEPGSGKVTELPGLTEAARRLRSRARPLPGGGQPVLAVERLAIGFDNRHRGVDIVDGISFEVHPGEVLGLVGESGCGKSLTALAVMGLEPKGARVRGHVRFDQRQLVGEPMRVRRRLLGHEMAMVYQDALSSLNPAMTIRAQLKQVVRRGGRRTAPELLTMVGLDPERTLRSYPHELSGGQRQRVLIAMALSRNPKLIVADEPTTALDVTVQAQVIELLLRLREELGFALILVSHDLALVADVTDRVVVMYGGQIVETGVTADLVESPTHHYTRGLLGSVLSLESAAERMTQIKGVVPSPADFPDGCRFADRCPMAAEVCRTTAPGLLGPPTHRAACHHPAVDLTESGVAR
- a CDS encoding ABC transporter permease yields the protein MIAVVRILIRRVLLLVPLMLGIVLFVFLVMRFSDVDPASAFFQGANPTPEQLHEFREENGLLDPLPVRYVGFVGDLLHGDMGISALTRAPVIDQVTTALPLTLQLTFLGLGIAVVLSLLGGVTAAIYRDRLPDQVIRVVSLTGVAAPGFWLALLMIQYLAVDLGWFPTGGYVNPADSFTGWLKTMTLPAFALSLPVAAQLTRIVRTSVVEELDKDYVRTAIGSGLPPRVVVGRNVLRNALINPLTVLGLRVGYLLGGAVVIETIFSLPGMGKLMIDAVKNGDPAVVQGVVLTTAAGFVVVNLVIDVLYLLVNPRLRGTG
- a CDS encoding ABC transporter substrate-binding protein, whose translation is MRDVTRDAPAALHRRSFLKYSGALGAAAAVSSSLAACSAGPESTNDTGGAGGGKNGTLTAVIGYGNDGSWDPTQTASAFCMAGNNHIYEGLLDTDPISREPYAALATAVPSDLSGTSWKFELRAGATFHDGEPVTADDVVFVYERILDPDTQTLAKGFFASWLKEVRKIDARNVELVLKFPFPDGISRLTLAKIMPKHVFSQPGAWEEAIKGKAIGSGPYRQTAHHPKSNTTFEAYADYNGPRPPAFKKMNWLTIVDAAPRVAKISGASAGAQIADNIPYANIGQLEKGGMTVQGGSGMNNLFLMFNTKHKPFDDVRVRQALHYAIDRDKMIEVALKGHGKPASSFLNEGNPSYRPAKSVYAYDPDKAKALLAEAGVSGLKIEILAVNVSWIVDCLPTIKSSWDAIGVETTLSPQETTAVFTKMDQKQDYQVVAAASNPNQFGLDADLIMHYNYGPQNLWMQYARWADNSVAKQLFKDMDQATQEPDAEKKKTMVQDYIDVVAEQVVLYPVVHNELMTAWDQERLSGIRAQPYPGINLLQAKWV